Proteins encoded by one window of Hippoglossus hippoglossus isolate fHipHip1 chromosome 15, fHipHip1.pri, whole genome shotgun sequence:
- the mocos gene encoding molybdenum cofactor sulfurase isoform X2 gives MVGGWRRWSSRSSLGSKEPPTWIMQEPLCTPSHCSGTMAWTCQGMSTDVENRAKDEPRGEDDSCQTPHLFCYPAQSNFSGRKYPLSHVKGIQARRLYPACDHRGRWFVLLDAASHVSCSPLNLQECPADFIPISFYKMFGFPTGLGALLVRNDAAGILTKSYFGGGTAAAYLSGEDYYVHSANISNRFEDGTVSFLGIVALNHSFEALYKITGGMHNIQQHTFGLARYTYMLLSSLCHGNGQPVAWIYTEGQFECPSTQGAILNFNLMDSHGLIIGYSKVDRMASLYNIHVRTGCFCNTGACQSFLGITDEQLRRNLQAGHVCGDGIDLVDGQPTGSVRVSFGYISTFEDCQKFLNFVAECFVEKPVTVDQKKLEKLKTTTATSPGSNEDLPTKISNGEIYKGDEKEPTEPSLKGFGQRHSESHGEAYTLTSIYIYPIKSCGAHEVHEWPVGPQGLLYDRGWMVVNTNGVCLSQKRETRLCLIHPQVHMPSNKLLLQASGMNTISVPLENNAQKQTSYQLCQSNVCGDRVETVDCGDEAASWLSDFLGQPCRLIRQSPYFTRDMKKRPSGAATSTSLSLVNEAQYLMINRASVELIEKQMSRSQDYSEGDQLLDTQNVISRFRANLVITGVEPFEEDNWSHLIIGNTRFVVAGQCGRCHMVGVDQETGTKTKEPLMSLSAYRRGKVTFGVYLTHQLQKGSLSVGCRIHPEPLTS, from the exons ATGGTgggaggctggaggaggtggTCGAGCAGGAGTTCGCTCGGATCAAAG GAACCACCTACTTGGATCATGCAGGAGCCACTCTGTACCCCGAGTCACTGCTCAGGAACTATGGCCTGGACTTGTCAAGGAATGTCTACG GACGTGGAAAACAGGGCAAAGGATGAGCCTCGGGGTGAAGATGATAGTTGCCAGACACCGCACCTTTTCTGCTACCCAGCACAGAGCAACTTCTCTGGGAGAAAGTATCCCCTTAGCCATGTGAAAGGCATCCAAGCAAGACGCCTCTACCCAGCGTGCGACCACCGAGGCCGCTGGTTTGTGCTCCTCGATGCCGCCTCTCATGTCAGCTGTTCCCCTCTAAACCTACAGGAGTGCCCCGCTGACTTCATTCCCATCTCCTTCTACAAGATGTTTGGCTTCCCCACAGGGCTCGGGGCCCTTCTTGTCCGTAACGACGCAGCAGGCATACTaacaaagtcatattttggaggaggcacagcagcagcttaCCTTTCTGGAGAAGATTATTATGTGCATTCAGCAAACATTTCCAACAG ATTTGAAGATGGAACTGTCTCTTTCTTGGGCATTGTTGCCCTGAATCACAGCTTTGAAGCTCTTTATAAGATCACAG GGGGCATGCATAACATCCAACAGCACACGTTTGGTTTGGCACGCTACACTTACATGCTGCTGTCAAGTCTTTGCCATGGCAACGGGCAACCGGTAGCTTGGATTTACACCGAAGGCCAGTTTGAATGTCCAAGCACACAGGGTGCAATTTTAAACTTTAACCTAATGGATTCTCATGGATTGATAATTGGGTATTCTAAG GTGGACAGAATGGCCAGTCTGTACAACATTCACGTGCGCACAGGCTGCTTCTGCAACACAGGGGCCTGTCAGTCCTTCCTCGGGATCACCGATGAGCAGTTGAGGAGAAACCTGCAG gcCGGCCACGTCTGTGGAGACGGCATCGACCTGGTGGACGGCCAGCCTACCGGATCGGTTCGCGTGTCCTTTGGTTACATATCAACATTTGAAGACTGCCAAAAGTTCCTTAACTTTGTTGCTGAGTGCTTTGTGGAGAAACCAGTCACAGTGGACCAAAAGAAACTAGAAAAGCTAAAAACAACCACAGCGACATCCCCGGGCTCAAATGAAGATCTGCCAACCAAAATTTCTAATGGAGAAATATATAAAGGAGATGAGAAGGAGCCCACAGAACCATCACTGAAGGGATTTGGACAGAGACACTCAGAAAGCCACGGGGAGGCTTATACTCTCACCAGCATCTACATATATCCCATCAAATCATGTGGAGCACATGAG GTGCACGAGTGGCCGGTGGGACCACAGGGTTTACTCTATGACAGAGGCTGGATGGTTGTGAACACAAACGGCGTGTGCCTGAGTCAGAAGAGAGAAACACGTTTATGCCTAATTCACCCACAAGTCCACATGCCTTCAAACAAATTGCTCCTGCAGGCATCAG GAATGAACACCATTTCTGTTCCTTTGGAAAACAACGCTCAAAAGCAGACAAGCTATCAGCTGTGCCAGAGCAACGTTTGTGGTGACAG GGTGGAGACTGTCGACTGTGGGGATGAGGCTGCTTCGTGGCTTTCAGACTTTCTTGGACAGCCGTGCCGCCTGATAAGACAAAGTCCTTATTTCACCCGAGACATGAAGAAGAGGCCGAGCGGAG CTGCCACCTCCACATCCCTGTCCCTGGTGAATGAAGCTCAGTATCTCATGATCAACCGTGCCAGTGTGGAGCTCATTGAGAAACAGATGAGCCGCAG TCAAGACTATTCTGAGGGCGATCAGCTCCTTGACACACAGAATGTCATTAGCCGCTTCCGAGCCAATTTAGTCATCACTGGAGTCGAACCATTTGAGGAAGATAATTGGTCACACTTGATTATTGGCAACACTCGATTCGTG GTCGCAGGTCAGTGCGGAAGGTGCCATATGGTGGGAGTAGACCAGGAAACAGGGACCAAAACAAAAGAGCCGCTTATGTCTCTGTCCGCTTACCGCAGAGGGAAG GTGACTTTTGGTGTGTACCTGACCCATCAGCTACAAAAGGGTTCCCTCTCTGTTGGCTGCCGCATACACCCTGAGCCACTCACTTCGTGA
- the mocos gene encoding molybdenum cofactor sulfurase isoform X1 produces the protein MAFHQLCSFETFLQVCGHYGYGGRLEEVVEQEFARIKGTTYLDHAGATLYPESLLRNYGLDLSRNVYGNPHSQNPSSRLTHDTIERVRYRILQHFNATPEEYSVIFTSGCTAALKLVAESFPWRPQTASEAGSHFCFLTDSHTSVVGIRGLTSGRGVVTLPVSPQDVENRAKDEPRGEDDSCQTPHLFCYPAQSNFSGRKYPLSHVKGIQARRLYPACDHRGRWFVLLDAASHVSCSPLNLQECPADFIPISFYKMFGFPTGLGALLVRNDAAGILTKSYFGGGTAAAYLSGEDYYVHSANISNRFEDGTVSFLGIVALNHSFEALYKITGGMHNIQQHTFGLARYTYMLLSSLCHGNGQPVAWIYTEGQFECPSTQGAILNFNLMDSHGLIIGYSKVDRMASLYNIHVRTGCFCNTGACQSFLGITDEQLRRNLQAGHVCGDGIDLVDGQPTGSVRVSFGYISTFEDCQKFLNFVAECFVEKPVTVDQKKLEKLKTTTATSPGSNEDLPTKISNGEIYKGDEKEPTEPSLKGFGQRHSESHGEAYTLTSIYIYPIKSCGAHEVHEWPVGPQGLLYDRGWMVVNTNGVCLSQKRETRLCLIHPQVHMPSNKLLLQASGMNTISVPLENNAQKQTSYQLCQSNVCGDRVETVDCGDEAASWLSDFLGQPCRLIRQSPYFTRDMKKRPSGAATSTSLSLVNEAQYLMINRASVELIEKQMSRSQDYSEGDQLLDTQNVISRFRANLVITGVEPFEEDNWSHLIIGNTRFVVAGQCGRCHMVGVDQETGTKTKEPLMSLSAYRRGKVTFGVYLTHQLQKGSLSVGCRIHPEPLTS, from the exons ATGGCTTTCCACCAACTTTGCTCGTTTGAAACGTTCCTGCAGGTCTGCGGCCACTACGGTTATGGTgggaggctggaggaggtggTCGAGCAGGAGTTCGCTCGGATCAAAG GAACCACCTACTTGGATCATGCAGGAGCCACTCTGTACCCCGAGTCACTGCTCAGGAACTATGGCCTGGACTTGTCAAGGAATGTCTACG GGAACCCTCACAGCCAGAACCCCAGCAGCAGATTGACACATGACACCATAGAGAGGGTCAGATACAG GATATTGCAGCATTTCAATGCCACCCCCGAGGAGTACTCTGTGATTTTCACTTCTGGTTGTACAGCCGCACTCAAATTAGTGGCAGAGAGCTTTCCCTGGAGGCCGCAGACTGCGAGCGAAGCGGGGAGTCACTTCTGCTTCCTCACTGACAGCCATACCTCTGTAGTTGGCATAAGAGGGTTGACTTCTGGCCGGGGGGTGGTTACCCTGCCTGTCTCCCCACAGGACGTGGAAAACAGGGCAAAGGATGAGCCTCGGGGTGAAGATGATAGTTGCCAGACACCGCACCTTTTCTGCTACCCAGCACAGAGCAACTTCTCTGGGAGAAAGTATCCCCTTAGCCATGTGAAAGGCATCCAAGCAAGACGCCTCTACCCAGCGTGCGACCACCGAGGCCGCTGGTTTGTGCTCCTCGATGCCGCCTCTCATGTCAGCTGTTCCCCTCTAAACCTACAGGAGTGCCCCGCTGACTTCATTCCCATCTCCTTCTACAAGATGTTTGGCTTCCCCACAGGGCTCGGGGCCCTTCTTGTCCGTAACGACGCAGCAGGCATACTaacaaagtcatattttggaggaggcacagcagcagcttaCCTTTCTGGAGAAGATTATTATGTGCATTCAGCAAACATTTCCAACAG ATTTGAAGATGGAACTGTCTCTTTCTTGGGCATTGTTGCCCTGAATCACAGCTTTGAAGCTCTTTATAAGATCACAG GGGGCATGCATAACATCCAACAGCACACGTTTGGTTTGGCACGCTACACTTACATGCTGCTGTCAAGTCTTTGCCATGGCAACGGGCAACCGGTAGCTTGGATTTACACCGAAGGCCAGTTTGAATGTCCAAGCACACAGGGTGCAATTTTAAACTTTAACCTAATGGATTCTCATGGATTGATAATTGGGTATTCTAAG GTGGACAGAATGGCCAGTCTGTACAACATTCACGTGCGCACAGGCTGCTTCTGCAACACAGGGGCCTGTCAGTCCTTCCTCGGGATCACCGATGAGCAGTTGAGGAGAAACCTGCAG gcCGGCCACGTCTGTGGAGACGGCATCGACCTGGTGGACGGCCAGCCTACCGGATCGGTTCGCGTGTCCTTTGGTTACATATCAACATTTGAAGACTGCCAAAAGTTCCTTAACTTTGTTGCTGAGTGCTTTGTGGAGAAACCAGTCACAGTGGACCAAAAGAAACTAGAAAAGCTAAAAACAACCACAGCGACATCCCCGGGCTCAAATGAAGATCTGCCAACCAAAATTTCTAATGGAGAAATATATAAAGGAGATGAGAAGGAGCCCACAGAACCATCACTGAAGGGATTTGGACAGAGACACTCAGAAAGCCACGGGGAGGCTTATACTCTCACCAGCATCTACATATATCCCATCAAATCATGTGGAGCACATGAG GTGCACGAGTGGCCGGTGGGACCACAGGGTTTACTCTATGACAGAGGCTGGATGGTTGTGAACACAAACGGCGTGTGCCTGAGTCAGAAGAGAGAAACACGTTTATGCCTAATTCACCCACAAGTCCACATGCCTTCAAACAAATTGCTCCTGCAGGCATCAG GAATGAACACCATTTCTGTTCCTTTGGAAAACAACGCTCAAAAGCAGACAAGCTATCAGCTGTGCCAGAGCAACGTTTGTGGTGACAG GGTGGAGACTGTCGACTGTGGGGATGAGGCTGCTTCGTGGCTTTCAGACTTTCTTGGACAGCCGTGCCGCCTGATAAGACAAAGTCCTTATTTCACCCGAGACATGAAGAAGAGGCCGAGCGGAG CTGCCACCTCCACATCCCTGTCCCTGGTGAATGAAGCTCAGTATCTCATGATCAACCGTGCCAGTGTGGAGCTCATTGAGAAACAGATGAGCCGCAG TCAAGACTATTCTGAGGGCGATCAGCTCCTTGACACACAGAATGTCATTAGCCGCTTCCGAGCCAATTTAGTCATCACTGGAGTCGAACCATTTGAGGAAGATAATTGGTCACACTTGATTATTGGCAACACTCGATTCGTG GTCGCAGGTCAGTGCGGAAGGTGCCATATGGTGGGAGTAGACCAGGAAACAGGGACCAAAACAAAAGAGCCGCTTATGTCTCTGTCCGCTTACCGCAGAGGGAAG GTGACTTTTGGTGTGTACCTGACCCATCAGCTACAAAAGGGTTCCCTCTCTGTTGGCTGCCGCATACACCCTGAGCCACTCACTTCGTGA